The Fictibacillus arsenicus genome contains a region encoding:
- a CDS encoding inorganic phosphate transporter produces MEFDSILILTILVVIGALAFDFINGFHDTANAIATSVSTKALTPRKAILLAAVMNFVGAMTFTGVAKTITKDIVDPFTLQNGSVVILAALIAAIAWNLITWYYGIPSSSSHAIIGSIAGAAIAAAGFEALHYSGFLKIIYGLLLSPILAFAVGFVFYHAIKRIFKNANLTKTNNNFRKVQVLTAAFQAYSHGTNDAQKAMGIITMALIANGYTDSTDIQLWVQVSCALAMGLGTSVGGWKIIKTVGGKIMKIRPVNGVSADLTGASVILGASVLGIPVSTTHVITSSILGVGASHRLRGVKWGTAKTMLITWCITLPISATLAALSYFVLILFF; encoded by the coding sequence ATGGAATTTGATTCTATATTAATCCTTACTATTCTCGTTGTTATCGGTGCACTAGCGTTTGATTTTATCAACGGTTTCCATGATACTGCAAACGCTATTGCAACATCGGTCTCAACAAAAGCCCTAACACCTAGAAAAGCCATTCTATTGGCTGCTGTCATGAACTTTGTCGGAGCTATGACGTTTACAGGTGTAGCAAAAACGATTACAAAAGATATAGTGGATCCATTTACTCTTCAAAACGGATCAGTTGTAATTTTAGCCGCTCTAATAGCGGCGATCGCATGGAACTTGATCACGTGGTATTACGGAATTCCAAGTTCTTCATCACATGCGATCATCGGATCGATCGCCGGAGCTGCTATTGCGGCTGCGGGATTTGAAGCTTTGCATTATTCCGGTTTCCTTAAAATTATTTATGGTTTATTGCTTTCTCCAATTTTGGCATTTGCAGTTGGGTTTGTATTCTATCATGCAATTAAACGTATCTTTAAAAATGCTAATTTAACAAAAACAAACAATAATTTCCGAAAAGTTCAAGTGCTAACTGCTGCATTTCAAGCCTATTCACATGGTACAAACGATGCTCAAAAGGCGATGGGTATCATTACAATGGCTTTAATTGCTAACGGCTACACAGATAGTACAGATATTCAGTTATGGGTTCAGGTTTCCTGTGCTCTTGCAATGGGACTTGGAACTTCAGTCGGCGGTTGGAAGATCATCAAAACAGTTGGCGGTAAGATTATGAAGATCCGTCCAGTTAACGGTGTTTCTGCTGATTTAACGGGTGCTTCAGTAATCCTTGGTGCTTCAGTTCTCGGTATTCCTGTTAGTACAACTCACGTAATTACATCTTCTATTCTAGGTGTCGGTGCATCTCACCGTTTAAGAGGCGTTAAATGGGGAACTGCTAAGACCATGTTAATCACTTGGTGTATTACATTACCGATCTCAGCAACACTTGCTGCATTATCATATTTTGTACTGATTTTATTTTTCTAA
- a CDS encoding DUF47 domain-containing protein, with the protein MFTKKKDKFAVMLTDIASNLKESAGYFYDFKIKNEDDLREFADHLKELESKGDSYVHTVIMELNKVFITPIEREDILSLAMSMDDILDGIEQASALFDIYAITNPDEYMVKFVENIKLSADEILLTVNLLADKKLLDMREHAIKIKDYESKCDDLYREAQRQLFATETDPIKVIKYKEMYDVLEGIADSCQNVANTLESIIMKNA; encoded by the coding sequence ATGTTTACAAAGAAAAAGGATAAGTTTGCTGTAATGCTAACGGATATTGCAAGCAACCTTAAGGAATCTGCTGGTTATTTCTACGACTTCAAGATCAAGAACGAAGATGACTTGCGTGAGTTTGCTGATCATTTGAAAGAGCTTGAGTCAAAAGGCGATTCTTATGTTCATACTGTTATCATGGAATTGAACAAAGTATTTATTACACCTATCGAAAGAGAAGACATCTTATCACTTGCTATGAGCATGGATGATATTTTAGATGGCATCGAACAGGCCTCTGCCCTCTTTGATATTTATGCCATCACAAATCCTGATGAATATATGGTGAAGTTTGTTGAAAACATTAAATTAAGTGCAGATGAGATTTTGCTTACAGTAAATCTTCTTGCTGATAAAAAACTTCTTGATATGCGTGAACATGCGATTAAGATTAAAGATTATGAATCAAAATGTGACGATCTATATCGTGAAGCACAGCGCCAATTGTTTGCAACTGAAACGGATCCAATCAAAGTTATCAAGTACAAAGAAATGTATGATGTACTTGAAGGCATCGCCGACAGCTGCCAAAATGTTGCAAACACACTTGAATCCATTATCATGAAAAACGCGTAA